The Pecten maximus chromosome 12, xPecMax1.1, whole genome shotgun sequence genome includes a region encoding these proteins:
- the LOC117339100 gene encoding mannosyl-oligosaccharide glucosidase-like, producing MAGNNDVRRRTGNRHKGKDAENGDGDHKKKADAAGGTWMVFGLVLVITVTCGVGYFAYLQYCKGIVNTPLAVSKINADNSSSPIVDPERFWGTYRSNLYFGMKSRSPRSPVFGLMWLQQLTEKMPPPIRHWCDQDDQLRKYGWLKHDGRNFGIQEIEDNGFVLRTEFVKRAGGQHGGDWTARIVATNLEQKKPVVLSLMFYVALDGQGSLEPQMSRNRLSGIRGHSEELGDFTLHFPKTKTKTQTKYSHLITYTSRLDQLKNVVTNAMKVDAWDKQRTQPYFVLGGRLVPRDSPGGPNFMVQQVTVELPFEMEIVFESGSVLNRPDTLSDEIFLKELAKYSQAFDDKFSATFNLEGKGYSQDESNFAKAALSNMLGSIGYFYGSSIVQSRYNENPVEYWPAALYSAVPSRSFFPRGFLWDEGFHNLLISRWDIEISKDIISHWLDLMNTEGWIPREQILGVEAQARVPQEFVVQRNENANPPTLFLPLQRIINQISSSNNPKDQTFLKFVYPRLKEWYNWYNSTQTGKLPLTYRWRGRDSKTNKELNPKTLTSGLDDYPRASHPSEDERHVDLRCWMAFASGLMSDIAEALGEDPAEYKATHKLLTDNKLLNELHWSSQKQQYSDYGLHTDKVQLQRPKPPANLQPGQPKPQLDKIRAVSKEPEYRFVDTFGYVSLFPFLLRIIDTDSVKLFQTMAKLQKPEYLWTEYGLRSLSKSAYLYNRYNTEHDPPYWRGAIWINMNYLALGALHHYSVTPGKYQELAKSTYKNLRQNVVQNIFKEYRRTGYVWEQYSDKFGSGKGSHPFTGWSALVVLIMAEEY from the exons ATGGCAGGTAACAACGACGTCAGAAGACGTACTGGCAACAGACATAAAGGCAAAGATGCAGAGAATGGCGACGGAGATCACAAAAAGAAAGCCGATGCAGCCGGTGGAACATGGATGGTTTTTGGACTTGTGTTGGTAATTACTGTAACATGCGGAGTAGGATATTTCGCTTATTTGCAATACTGCAAGGGCATTGTTAACACACCTTTAGCTGTGTCTAAAATTAACGCAGACAACAGTTCAAGTCCAATAGTCGATCCGGAAAGATTTTGGGGGACGTACCGGTCAAACTTGTACTTTGGAATGAAATCAAGAAGTCCCCGTTCACCGGTATTTGGGCTTATGTGGCTACAGCAGTTAACGGAGAAGATGCCACCTCCAATCCGACATTGGTGTGATCAGGACGACCAGCTGAGAAAGTATGGATGGCTTAAACACGACGGCAGGAACTTTGGTATCCAAGAAATTGAAGATAATGGTTTTGTTTTGAGAACAGAATTTGTCAAAAGAGCTGGTGGGCAACATGGAGGAGATTGGACTGCGAGGATTGTTGCGACAAATTTG GAACAGAAGAAACCAGTGGTCCTGTCCCTCATGTTCTATGTGGCCCTGGATGGTCAAGGCAGTTTAGAACCCCAGATGTCGAGAAACAGACTCAGTGGCATAAGGGGTCATTCTGAGGAACTTGGCGACTTTACATTACATTTCCCAAAGACCAAAACAAAGACACAAACTAAATACAGCCATCTCATAACATATACATCACGGTTAGATCAGCTCAAAAATGTGGTAACCAACGCTATGAAGGTAGATGCGTGGGACAAACAACGTACTCAGCCTTACTTCGTGCTCGGCGGACGTCTCGTACCACGTGACAGTCCCGGGGGTCCTAATTTTATGGTCCAACAAGTCACAGTTGAGCTGCCTTTTGAGATGGAAATTGTCTTTGAATCGGGAAGTGTACTTAACAGACCTGATACATTAtctgatgaaatatttttaaaagaattggCCAAGTACTCGCAAGCATTCGATGACAAATTTTCTGCCACTTTTAATCTGGAAGGTAAAGGCTATAGCCAAGATGAAAGTAACTTTGCTAAAGCTGCTCTCAGTAATATGCTTGGTAGTATTGGCTATTTCTATGGATCCTCCATCGTCCAGTCCCGTTATAATGAGAACCCTGTAGAGTACTGGCCGGCAGCTTTGTACAGTGCTGTTCCTTCAAGATCATTCTTCCCACGTGGTTTCCTGTGGGACGAAGGATTCCATAATCTACTGATCAGCCGATGGGACATTGAAATATCCAAGGACATTATTTCCCATTGGCTAGATTTGATGAACACAGAGGGGTGGATTCCAAGAGAGCAAATTCTGGGAGTTGAAGCACAAGCAAGGGTGCCACAGGAATTTGTTGTTCAGAGAAATGAAAATGCAAACCCGCCAACATTATTCTTGCCACTTCAAAGAATAATCAACCAGATATCATCTTCAAATAATCCCAAAGATCAAACATTCTTGAAGTTTGTGTACCCGCGTTTGAAAGAATGGTACAACTGGTACAATTCAACACAGACAGGAAAGTTGCCTCTCACCTACCGATGGAGGGGACGGGATTCAAAGACAAACAAGGAACTGAATCCCAAAACTCTGACTTCTGGGTTAGATGACTACCCCAGGGCATCTCATCCATCTGAAGACGAACGCCATGTTGATCTGCGATGCTGGATGGCATTTGCATCTGGTTTGATGTCAGACATTGCAGAGGCACTTGGAGAGGATCCAGCGGAATATAAGGCAACACACAAATTATTAACCGACAATAAACTGCTGAATGAATTGCACTGGTCCTCCCAGAAGCAGCAATACTCGGACTATGGTCTGCACACAGATAAAGTCCAGTTACAGCGCCCTAAACCCCCAGCAAACTTACAACCTGGACAACCGAAACCACAACTGGATAAGATCAGGGCTGTGTCAAAGGAACCAGAGTATAGATTCGTTGATACATTTGGTTACGTTAGTCTTTTTCCGTTCCTACTCAGAATAATTGACACAGATTCTGTCAAGTTGTTTCAAACTATGGCCAAATTACAAAAACCTGAATATCTCTGGACTGAATATGGATTGAGGTCATTGTCTAAAAGTGCATATTTATATAATCGATATAACACTGAACATGACCCACCATATTGGAGAGGTGCAATTTGGATAAACATGAATTATTTAGCTCTGGGAGCTCTTCACCACTATTCTGTTACGCCTGGAAAATACCAGGAACTGGCAAAATCTACATACAAAAATTTACGACAAAATGTTGTACAGAATATTTTTAAAGAATACAGGCGAACAGGTTATGTATGGGAACAGTACAGTGATAAGTTTGGCTCTGGAAAAGGAAGTCATCCGTTTACGGGCTGGTCTGCTCTCGTTGTCCTCATCATGGCCGAGGAATACTAA